In one Mycobacteroides chelonae genomic region, the following are encoded:
- a CDS encoding nitroreductase family deazaflavin-dependent oxidoreductase — translation MLIALILILVAVPLALFALLVVGIRMQIPAILNAVRRFNRAVTNPRVMTTAGTASTSTAVIHHTGRNSGRAYETPVEAFDTHENTVLILLPYGANADWVRNVIARGGAELVRAGETLRLTNPRVVRTAEVRTQLPAKELRMQRVFNVPDCLQLSRP, via the coding sequence GTGCTCATCGCGCTCATCCTCATCCTCGTCGCAGTTCCGCTCGCCCTATTCGCACTGCTCGTAGTCGGTATCCGGATGCAGATCCCCGCGATACTCAACGCGGTCCGCCGGTTCAATCGCGCCGTGACCAACCCCAGAGTGATGACAACCGCCGGTACCGCATCCACGTCAACAGCGGTCATCCACCACACCGGCAGGAACAGCGGACGTGCCTACGAGACCCCCGTCGAGGCCTTCGACACACACGAGAACACCGTGCTCATCCTCTTGCCGTACGGCGCGAACGCCGACTGGGTTCGCAATGTCATCGCACGGGGCGGGGCCGAGCTGGTCCGGGCCGGGGAAACTCTGCGCCTTACCAACCCACGCGTGGTCCGCACCGCCGAAGTGCGTACCCAGCTGCCCGCCAAGGAACTGCGGATGCAGCGGGTATTCAACGTGCCCGACTGCCTGCAGCTGAGCAGGCCATAG
- a CDS encoding FAD-dependent oxidoreductase, translated as MRKIRVAVIGAGPAGIYAADILTKEYEQAQVDVFDRLPAPYGLVRYGVAPDHPRIKEIIKALRRVLSRDEIRFIGNVHYGTDIKLSDLRRFYDAVIFSTGARADRDLDIPGIDLPESYGAADFVSWYDGHPDVPRDWPLTAKSVAVLGAGNVALDIARMLAKPADEQLSTEIPDNVYQGLALNQATDVHVFARRGPAQIKFSPMEFRELSHSPSVDVIVHPEGFEIDEGSQQAINSSKATKLVVDTMMKYLDTEPTGAPHRIHIHLCQSPAAVLGIDRVEALRTERTELIGDGTVRGTGEYTDWPVQAVYRAVGYISSHLADLPFDHHAGVVPHDAGRVLDIDGIPVESTYVTGWVKRGPVGLIGHTKSDAAETISSLLADLPGIQPAEISDPDAVFAHLRGSGIDYTTWEEWERLDAHEVALGEEQGRERIKVVPREEMISAGRQAS; from the coding sequence ATGAGGAAGATCCGAGTCGCGGTTATCGGCGCAGGTCCGGCCGGTATCTACGCCGCCGATATCCTCACCAAGGAGTACGAGCAGGCGCAGGTCGATGTGTTCGATCGACTGCCCGCGCCCTATGGCTTGGTGCGTTACGGCGTGGCTCCCGATCATCCCCGCATCAAGGAGATCATCAAGGCGCTGCGCCGGGTGCTCTCGCGCGACGAGATCCGGTTCATCGGCAATGTCCACTACGGCACCGACATCAAGCTCTCGGATCTGCGGCGCTTCTACGACGCGGTGATCTTCTCGACCGGCGCGCGCGCCGACCGTGACCTCGACATCCCCGGTATCGACCTTCCGGAAAGCTATGGCGCCGCCGATTTCGTCTCCTGGTACGACGGTCACCCCGATGTACCGCGGGACTGGCCGCTGACGGCCAAGAGCGTCGCGGTGCTGGGAGCCGGGAATGTGGCCCTGGATATCGCGCGCATGCTGGCCAAGCCTGCCGACGAACAGCTCAGCACCGAGATCCCCGACAACGTCTATCAGGGCCTGGCGCTCAACCAGGCCACTGACGTACACGTCTTCGCGCGGCGCGGTCCGGCGCAGATCAAGTTCAGCCCCATGGAGTTTCGCGAGCTGTCCCACTCGCCGAGTGTGGATGTCATCGTGCACCCAGAGGGATTTGAGATCGACGAGGGCAGCCAGCAAGCCATCAATTCCAGTAAGGCCACCAAGCTCGTCGTCGACACCATGATGAAGTACCTGGACACCGAGCCCACCGGCGCGCCGCATCGCATCCACATCCACCTGTGCCAGTCGCCGGCGGCTGTGCTGGGGATCGATCGGGTCGAAGCCCTGCGCACCGAGCGCACCGAGCTCATCGGCGACGGAACTGTCAGGGGAACAGGCGAATACACCGACTGGCCGGTGCAGGCGGTCTACCGCGCGGTCGGCTACATCTCCTCGCACCTGGCGGACCTGCCGTTCGACCACCACGCCGGGGTTGTTCCGCACGACGCCGGACGGGTGCTCGATATCGACGGAATCCCGGTCGAATCGACCTACGTCACGGGCTGGGTCAAGCGCGGGCCCGTGGGATTGATCGGACACACTAAATCCGATGCAGCCGAGACGATTTCCAGCCTGCTTGCAGACCTCCCGGGTATTCAACCCGCCGAAATCTCCGACCCCGATGCGGTTTTCGCGCATCTACGGGGAAGCGGGATTGACTACACCACGTGGGAGGAGTGGGAACGGCTCGATGCTCACGAGGTAGCCCTCGGCGAGGAGCAGGGTCGCGAACGCATCAAAGTGGTACCGCGCGAGGAGATGATCAGCGCCGGTCGCCAGGCCTCTTAG
- a CDS encoding Zn-ribbon domain-containing OB-fold protein: MTVSQSSTTGQLPLLTAPLELSFDYTRSVGPTLSKFFTALRDRQIVGTRGSDGRVHVPAAEYDPVTYAPLTEVVPVSSVGTVQSWSWQPEPLEGQPLAKPFAWALIKLDGADTALLHAVDAGDAGSAGIETGARVHAVWADETVGAITDIAYFALGDRPVDVPAPAPDQEPVTMQVTPIRLEVQHITSPEESAYLRALAEGKLLGGRTGAGGRVYFPARGADPLTGEPTSDLVEVADKGVVTTFAIINIPFPGQRIKPPYVAAYVLLDGADIPFLHLVYDIDPADVRMGMRVEAVWKPKEEWGYGIDNIQYFRPTGEPDADYETYKDRI; the protein is encoded by the coding sequence GTGACAGTCAGCCAAAGCAGCACAACCGGGCAATTGCCCCTCCTGACGGCACCCCTCGAACTGTCTTTTGATTACACCCGTTCGGTGGGACCGACCCTCTCCAAGTTCTTCACCGCCCTGCGCGATCGGCAGATCGTCGGCACCCGCGGCAGCGACGGCAGGGTTCACGTACCGGCGGCCGAGTACGACCCGGTGACCTACGCACCCCTGACCGAGGTGGTGCCGGTGTCGAGTGTCGGCACGGTCCAGTCGTGGTCCTGGCAGCCCGAGCCGCTCGAGGGCCAGCCGCTGGCCAAACCGTTCGCCTGGGCACTCATCAAGCTCGACGGTGCCGACACCGCGCTGCTGCACGCCGTCGACGCAGGGGATGCGGGCTCCGCCGGTATCGAGACCGGTGCCCGCGTGCACGCGGTATGGGCCGATGAGACCGTCGGCGCGATCACCGACATCGCCTACTTCGCACTCGGAGACCGTCCGGTCGACGTGCCCGCGCCCGCACCAGATCAGGAGCCGGTGACCATGCAGGTCACCCCGATCCGGCTGGAAGTTCAGCACATCACCTCACCGGAGGAGAGCGCCTATCTGCGCGCGCTGGCCGAGGGCAAGCTGCTCGGCGGCCGCACCGGCGCCGGTGGACGTGTGTACTTCCCGGCGCGTGGGGCCGATCCGCTGACCGGTGAGCCCACCTCGGACCTGGTGGAAGTGGCCGATAAGGGCGTCGTCACCACCTTCGCGATCATCAACATCCCCTTCCCCGGGCAGCGCATCAAGCCGCCGTATGTGGCCGCATATGTGTTACTCGACGGTGCCGATATTCCGTTCCTGCACCTCGTCTACGACATCGATCCGGCGGATGTCCGCATGGGTATGCGAGTCGAGGCCGTGTGGAAGCCCAAGGAGGAGTGGGGATACGGGATCGACAATATCCAGTACTTCCGCCCCACCGGTGAGCCCGACGCCGACTACGAGACCTACAAGGACCGGATCTGA
- a CDS encoding acyl-CoA synthetase has protein sequence MDMALNIADLIEHAIDTMPDRVAIISGDRKLTYAELEEQSNRLGHYLQSQGVGPGDKVGLYCRNGIEIVVALTAIVKIRAISVNVNYRYVEAELHYLFENSDMAALVHERRYADKVANVLPSTPNVKTAIVVEDGADGSFDSYGGVTFADALAQGSPERDFAERSPDDIFLIYTGGTTGFPKGVMWRHEDIYRSLFGGINYVTGEYIEGEWDLAKQGAEAAPFIGFPIPPMIHGATQAATFMALFQGRTTVLAPEFNPEEVWELIEKHKINMLFFAGDAIGRPLIDALDTEVGRARDLSSLWVLASSAALFSQTVKERYLELLPNRVITDAIGASETGTGGLSTVTKGQMHPGGPTVKISSTTTVLDEEGNPIQPGSGVRGLIAKSGHIPVGYFKDEKKTAETFKTFNGVRYAIPGDWATVEADGTVTMLGRGSVSINTGGEKVFPEEVESVLKGHPAVFDAVVVGVPDEKWGQHVGAVVAVRPGVELTFEELDTHARKEIAGYKVPRSVWIVDTVKRNPAGKADYRWAKEVSETEKVDLVNTKHVNTGA, from the coding sequence ATGGACATGGCCCTTAACATTGCCGACCTCATTGAGCATGCAATCGACACTATGCCCGATCGTGTTGCCATCATTTCCGGTGACCGAAAGCTGACGTACGCAGAGCTTGAGGAACAGTCCAACCGGCTGGGGCACTATCTGCAGAGCCAGGGCGTGGGCCCCGGCGACAAGGTCGGCCTGTACTGCCGCAACGGCATCGAGATCGTCGTAGCGCTGACGGCCATCGTCAAGATCCGCGCGATCTCGGTCAACGTGAATTACCGGTACGTCGAGGCCGAGTTGCACTACCTGTTCGAGAACTCCGATATGGCGGCCCTGGTGCATGAGCGCCGGTATGCGGACAAGGTCGCGAACGTCCTGCCGAGCACCCCGAACGTCAAGACCGCGATCGTGGTGGAAGATGGCGCGGACGGGTCGTTTGACTCGTACGGCGGCGTCACGTTCGCAGATGCGCTGGCGCAGGGATCTCCGGAACGTGATTTCGCCGAGCGCAGCCCCGACGACATCTTCCTGATCTACACCGGCGGCACCACCGGCTTCCCCAAGGGTGTGATGTGGCGGCACGAGGACATCTACCGCTCGCTGTTCGGCGGGATCAACTATGTCACCGGCGAGTACATCGAGGGTGAGTGGGACCTGGCCAAGCAGGGAGCCGAGGCCGCTCCATTCATCGGTTTCCCGATCCCACCGATGATCCACGGCGCCACCCAGGCCGCGACCTTCATGGCCCTGTTCCAGGGGCGCACCACGGTGCTCGCGCCCGAGTTCAACCCCGAAGAGGTGTGGGAACTCATCGAGAAGCACAAGATCAACATGCTGTTCTTCGCCGGCGACGCGATCGGGCGACCGCTGATCGACGCGTTGGATACCGAGGTGGGCCGCGCCCGCGATCTGTCCTCGCTGTGGGTGTTGGCCAGCAGTGCCGCACTGTTCTCGCAGACGGTCAAGGAGCGGTACCTGGAACTGCTGCCCAACCGGGTGATCACCGATGCGATCGGCGCCTCCGAGACCGGTACCGGCGGGTTGTCCACCGTTACCAAGGGGCAGATGCATCCGGGTGGCCCAACCGTGAAGATCAGTTCCACCACAACGGTTCTCGACGAGGAAGGCAATCCGATCCAGCCCGGTTCCGGGGTGCGGGGTCTCATCGCCAAGAGTGGGCACATCCCGGTCGGATACTTCAAGGACGAGAAGAAGACCGCCGAGACGTTCAAGACGTTCAACGGTGTGCGGTACGCGATCCCTGGTGACTGGGCGACCGTCGAAGCGGACGGCACTGTCACCATGCTGGGTCGCGGATCGGTGTCGATCAACACCGGCGGCGAGAAGGTGTTCCCTGAGGAAGTCGAGAGCGTCCTGAAGGGCCACCCCGCCGTGTTCGACGCGGTTGTCGTCGGTGTGCCCGACGAGAAGTGGGGTCAGCATGTGGGCGCTGTCGTCGCGGTGCGTCCCGGCGTGGAGCTCACCTTCGAAGAACTGGACACCCATGCGCGCAAGGAGATTGCCGGATACAAGGTGCCGCGCAGCGTCTGGATTGTGGACACCGTCAAGCGCAATCCTGCGGGCAAGGCCGACTACCGCTGGGCCAAAGAAGTCTCGGAAACCGAGAAGGTGGACCTCGTGAACACCAAGCACGTCAACACGGGAGCCTGA
- a CDS encoding crotonase/enoyl-CoA hydratase family protein, which translates to MTDTVTEQDAPHALVELRDHVLIVTMNRPHARNALSGEMLEIMTQAWDRVDNDPDVRVCILTGAGGYFCAGADLKAMNKRAPGDQFSDGSYDPSVIPGLLKGRRLTKPLIAAVEGPAIAGGTEILQATDIRVAGESAKFGVSEVKWSLYPMGGSAVRLPRQIPYTVACDILLTGRHLKAPEAKEIGLIGHVVPDGQALDKALELANMIAANGPLAVQAVLKTIRDSEGLHENEAFKADTKVGIGVFTSNDAKEGPRAFAEKRAPNFTGT; encoded by the coding sequence ATGACGGACACAGTGACCGAACAGGACGCCCCGCACGCCCTAGTGGAACTCCGCGATCACGTCCTCATCGTGACGATGAATCGTCCGCACGCACGCAACGCCCTGTCCGGGGAAATGCTGGAAATCATGACGCAGGCCTGGGACCGCGTCGACAATGATCCCGACGTTCGCGTCTGCATCCTGACCGGTGCAGGCGGGTACTTCTGCGCCGGAGCGGACCTCAAGGCCATGAACAAGCGCGCCCCGGGCGACCAGTTCTCCGACGGCAGCTACGACCCGTCCGTCATCCCCGGTCTGCTCAAGGGCCGGCGCCTGACCAAGCCGCTGATCGCGGCCGTCGAGGGCCCCGCGATCGCCGGCGGCACCGAAATCCTGCAGGCTACCGATATCCGCGTCGCGGGTGAGAGCGCCAAATTCGGTGTCTCCGAGGTGAAGTGGAGCCTGTACCCGATGGGCGGGTCGGCCGTGCGCCTCCCCCGCCAGATCCCGTACACGGTCGCCTGCGACATCCTGCTCACCGGCCGGCACCTCAAGGCCCCGGAAGCCAAGGAAATCGGGCTCATCGGCCACGTCGTCCCCGACGGCCAGGCACTGGACAAGGCCCTGGAGCTTGCGAACATGATCGCCGCGAACGGACCCCTGGCGGTGCAAGCGGTCCTCAAGACCATCCGCGATTCGGAAGGCCTGCACGAGAACGAGGCCTTCAAGGCCGACACCAAGGTCGGCATCGGGGTCTTCACCAGTAACGACGCCAAGGAAGGCCCCCGCGCCTTCGCCGAGAAGCGCGCCCCCAACTTCACCGGTACCTAG
- a CDS encoding LLM class F420-dependent oxidoreductase yields MKFGLQLGYWSASPPENAPELVAAAEEGGFDAVFTAEAWGSDAYTPLAWWGSDTSRIRLGTSVIQLSARTPTACAMAALTLDHLSGGRHILGLGVSGPQVVEGWYGQPFPKPLARTREYIDIIRQVLAREAPVRSDGPHYPLPLAGDKATGLGKPLKPIVHPLRADIPIFLGAEGPKNVALTAEIADGWLSMFYAPRLADMYNEWLDEGFSRPGARRSRKDFEIAATAQVIVTDDRRSVLDQLKPFSALYIGGMGAVELNFHAEVYRRMGYGEVVDEVTELFRTNRKDKAAEVIPDELVLDTTIVGTEAEVREQIKTWEAAGVTMLVVGCRSVAHVKQLAALT; encoded by the coding sequence ATGAAATTCGGATTGCAGCTGGGGTACTGGTCGGCCTCCCCGCCGGAGAACGCGCCCGAACTGGTGGCCGCCGCCGAGGAGGGCGGATTCGACGCCGTCTTCACGGCTGAGGCCTGGGGTTCCGACGCGTACACCCCGTTGGCCTGGTGGGGGTCGGACACCAGCCGAATCAGGTTGGGTACCTCGGTGATTCAGCTCTCGGCGCGAACACCCACGGCCTGTGCCATGGCGGCCCTGACGCTGGATCACCTCTCCGGTGGCCGCCATATCCTGGGGCTGGGCGTATCCGGGCCGCAGGTGGTGGAGGGCTGGTACGGACAACCATTCCCCAAACCTCTGGCCCGCACCCGCGAGTACATCGACATCATCAGGCAGGTATTGGCTCGCGAGGCGCCCGTACGCAGCGACGGCCCGCACTATCCGCTGCCGCTGGCCGGGGACAAGGCCACCGGGCTGGGCAAGCCGCTCAAGCCGATCGTGCATCCGCTGCGTGCCGATATCCCCATCTTCCTCGGGGCCGAGGGCCCGAAGAATGTGGCGTTGACCGCTGAGATCGCCGACGGCTGGCTGTCCATGTTCTATGCGCCGCGGCTCGCCGACATGTACAACGAATGGCTCGACGAGGGCTTCTCGCGTCCCGGCGCCCGGCGCAGCCGCAAGGACTTCGAGATCGCCGCTACCGCGCAGGTGATCGTCACCGACGACCGCCGCTCGGTGCTCGACCAGCTGAAGCCGTTCTCCGCCTTGTATATCGGGGGCATGGGCGCGGTCGAACTCAACTTCCACGCCGAGGTGTATCGGCGCATGGGTTACGGCGAGGTGGTTGATGAGGTCACCGAGCTGTTCCGCACCAACCGCAAGGACAAGGCGGCCGAAGTGATTCCGGATGAGTTGGTGCTCGACACCACCATCGTAGGAACCGAGGCCGAGGTACGTGAGCAGATCAAGACCTGGGAGGCCGCGGGGGTCACCATGCTGGTGGTCGGTTGCCGCAGTGTCGCGCACGTCAAACAGCTGGCGGCGCTGACCTAA
- a CDS encoding LON peptidase substrate-binding domain-containing protein, with the protein MGGVTPMFPLQSVLLPGEPLPLRIFEPRYVALVRDVMAADRTFGTVLIARGREVGGGDVRHDVGTAVRVLDCESLGAERFALRCEGAHRIRINRWLDDDPYPRAETEPWPDELDERVLPLSALNEVQARIENLLRRVATAQQVRLPRRWSIATGLPSGAEKRLYALASRVPMGQADRHAVLAAPTLETRFHALNEAVDTVTAMLDFREV; encoded by the coding sequence GTGGGCGGCGTGACGCCCATGTTCCCGCTGCAGTCGGTGCTGCTGCCGGGTGAGCCCCTGCCGCTGCGTATCTTCGAGCCGCGCTACGTCGCCCTGGTCCGGGACGTGATGGCCGCCGACCGTACCTTCGGCACCGTTCTGATCGCTCGCGGCAGAGAGGTGGGTGGCGGAGACGTCCGCCACGACGTCGGCACCGCGGTCCGCGTCCTGGACTGCGAGTCCCTCGGCGCGGAGCGCTTCGCGTTGCGTTGTGAGGGCGCGCATCGAATCCGCATCAACCGGTGGCTCGACGACGATCCGTATCCGCGTGCCGAGACCGAACCGTGGCCCGACGAGCTCGATGAGCGGGTGCTGCCGTTGAGTGCCCTCAACGAGGTGCAGGCACGTATCGAGAACCTGCTGCGCCGGGTCGCGACCGCACAACAGGTGCGCCTGCCCCGCCGGTGGTCCATCGCCACCGGGCTGCCCAGCGGCGCCGAAAAGCGGCTGTACGCGTTGGCATCTCGAGTGCCCATGGGTCAGGCCGATCGGCACGCCGTGCTGGCAGCACCGACGTTGGAGACGCGGTTTCACGCACTGAATGAGGCCGTCGACACCGTCACCGCAATGCTCGACTTCCGCGAGGTTTAG
- a CDS encoding thiolase domain-containing protein translates to MSSAAPAVAVVGFAHSPHVRSTEGTTNGVEMLVPCFREIYADLGITKSDIGFWCSGSSDYLAGRAFSFISAIDSIGAVPPINESHVEMDAAWALYEAYIKILTGQVETALVYGFGKSSAGTLRRALALQTDPYTVAPLWPDSVSLAALQARVGLDSGKWTKEQMAQVALDALGRAQRVDSEAPASSVDELLAREYFADPLHKHDIAPISDGASIMVLASGDRARELRENPAWITGFEHRIETPILGARDLTTSPSTAASAAAATGGDPGSIEVAELYAPFSHQQLILAEAIGLKDSTTVNPSGGTLVANPMFSAGLERIGFAAQHIWNGSAGRVLAHATSGPVLQQNLVAVLEGK, encoded by the coding sequence ATGAGTTCCGCTGCCCCCGCAGTAGCAGTTGTGGGCTTCGCCCACTCCCCTCACGTACGCAGCACCGAGGGCACCACCAACGGTGTCGAGATGCTGGTGCCCTGTTTCCGGGAGATCTACGCCGACCTCGGAATCACCAAGTCCGATATCGGCTTCTGGTGCTCGGGATCATCCGATTACCTGGCCGGTCGTGCCTTCTCGTTCATCTCGGCGATCGACTCGATCGGTGCGGTGCCGCCCATCAACGAGTCTCATGTGGAGATGGACGCGGCGTGGGCGCTGTACGAGGCCTACATCAAGATCCTCACCGGGCAGGTGGAGACCGCACTCGTCTACGGATTCGGGAAGTCCTCCGCCGGCACCCTGCGCAGAGCCCTTGCCCTGCAGACCGATCCGTACACCGTCGCTCCGCTATGGCCCGATTCGGTGTCGTTGGCGGCGCTGCAGGCGCGGGTCGGCCTGGATTCGGGGAAGTGGACCAAGGAGCAGATGGCACAGGTTGCCCTCGACGCCCTCGGCCGCGCCCAGCGCGTGGATTCCGAGGCCCCGGCCTCGAGCGTCGACGAGCTGCTGGCGCGCGAGTACTTCGCCGATCCCCTGCACAAGCACGACATCGCGCCGATATCCGATGGCGCCTCGATCATGGTGCTGGCCTCTGGTGACCGCGCCCGCGAGCTACGCGAAAACCCAGCGTGGATTACCGGATTCGAACATCGGATCGAGACGCCGATACTCGGTGCCCGAGATCTGACCACCTCGCCGTCCACGGCTGCCTCCGCGGCCGCCGCGACCGGCGGCGACCCCGGCTCCATCGAGGTGGCCGAGTTGTACGCACCGTTCAGCCATCAGCAGCTGATCCTCGCCGAAGCCATTGGCCTCAAGGACTCCACGACCGTCAACCCTTCGGGCGGCACCCTGGTGGCCAACCCGATGTTCTCGGCCGGGCTGGAGCGGATCGGCTTTGCCGCACAACATATCTGGAATGGTTCGGCAGGAAGGGTGCTGGCCCACGCGACCAGCGGGCCCGTACTTCAGCAGAACCTCGTCGCGGTGCTGGAGGGTAAGTAA
- a CDS encoding gamma carbonic anhydrase family protein — MPLYSLDGKSPSVHPEAFVAPTACLIGDVTVEAGASIWFNTVIRADYAPIVIRAGANIQDGSVLHSDPGMPVDIGEGATVAHMCLVHSCTVGDGALIGNHATVLDGASIGSRSMVAAGSLVLGGSQIPEDVLVMGSPAKVKGPVAGTPAEFLTKGVPAAYQALGKRYLDGLDT, encoded by the coding sequence ATGCCTTTGTACTCACTCGACGGAAAAAGCCCGAGCGTCCACCCTGAGGCGTTCGTCGCGCCGACCGCCTGTCTCATCGGGGATGTCACGGTGGAAGCCGGCGCTTCGATCTGGTTCAACACGGTCATCCGCGCCGATTACGCGCCGATTGTGATCCGGGCGGGCGCCAACATCCAGGACGGGTCGGTGCTGCACAGCGATCCGGGGATGCCGGTCGATATCGGTGAGGGAGCCACGGTGGCGCACATGTGCCTGGTGCACAGCTGCACCGTGGGTGACGGCGCCCTGATCGGAAATCACGCGACGGTGCTCGACGGCGCCTCCATCGGCTCGCGCAGCATGGTGGCCGCGGGTTCGTTGGTACTCGGCGGCAGCCAAATCCCCGAGGACGTGCTGGTGATGGGCTCGCCCGCCAAGGTCAAGGGGCCCGTCGCGGGCACCCCCGCGGAGTTCCTCACCAAGGGCGTTCCCGCCGCCTACCAGGCGCTGGGGAAGCGCTACCTGGACGGTTTGGACACGTAA
- a CDS encoding thiolase domain-containing protein, protein MGASKNLAAVIGTGQTKYVAKRQDVSMNGLVREAIDRAMTDAGVGWDDIDAVVVGKAPDFFEGVMMPELFMADAIGATGKPMIRVHTAGSVGGSTGVVAASLVQSGKYRRVLALAWEKQSESNAMWALSIPVPFSVPVGAGAGGYFAPHVRAYIERSKAPLDTGAIVAVKDRLNAAKNPLAHLHQPDITVEKVMASPMLWDPIRFDETCPSSDGACAIVVGDEETADRRIADGHTVAWVHATALRTEPLDYTGRDRVNPQAGRDAAAALWRDAGITSPIDEIDAAEIYVPFSWFEPMWLENLGFAAEGEGWKLTQAGETAIGGRIPVNASGGVLSSNPIGASGLIRFAEAAIQVMGKAGDHQVPGAKKALGHAYGGGSQYYSMWVVGSEKPEVQTA, encoded by the coding sequence GTGGGTGCATCAAAAAACCTTGCTGCTGTGATCGGCACCGGGCAGACCAAGTACGTGGCCAAGCGCCAGGACGTCTCCATGAATGGTCTTGTCCGCGAAGCGATTGACCGGGCAATGACCGATGCGGGTGTCGGCTGGGACGATATCGACGCCGTCGTAGTGGGTAAGGCCCCCGACTTCTTCGAGGGCGTCATGATGCCCGAGCTCTTCATGGCGGACGCGATCGGCGCGACCGGAAAGCCCATGATCCGGGTGCACACCGCCGGTTCGGTCGGCGGCTCCACCGGCGTGGTCGCGGCCAGCCTGGTGCAGTCGGGCAAGTACCGCCGTGTGCTGGCACTGGCCTGGGAGAAGCAATCGGAGTCGAATGCCATGTGGGCGTTGTCGATTCCGGTGCCCTTCTCGGTGCCCGTGGGCGCGGGTGCGGGCGGCTACTTCGCTCCACATGTGCGCGCATACATCGAACGCTCCAAGGCTCCGCTAGACACCGGAGCGATCGTCGCGGTCAAGGACCGGCTCAACGCGGCGAAGAACCCATTGGCACACCTTCACCAGCCGGATATCACCGTCGAGAAGGTGATGGCCTCTCCGATGTTGTGGGACCCGATCCGCTTCGACGAGACCTGCCCGTCCTCGGACGGCGCATGCGCAATCGTGGTGGGAGACGAAGAAACCGCCGATCGCCGTATCGCCGACGGCCATACGGTCGCGTGGGTGCATGCCACCGCGCTGCGCACCGAGCCGCTCGACTACACCGGGCGCGACCGGGTGAATCCGCAGGCAGGACGCGACGCCGCGGCGGCATTGTGGCGTGACGCGGGAATCACCAGCCCGATCGACGAAATCGACGCCGCAGAGATCTACGTGCCGTTCTCGTGGTTCGAGCCGATGTGGCTGGAGAACCTGGGATTCGCGGCCGAGGGTGAGGGCTGGAAACTGACCCAGGCCGGCGAGACCGCCATTGGTGGCCGGATCCCCGTCAACGCCTCCGGCGGCGTGCTCTCCTCGAATCCGATTGGGGCCTCGGGCCTCATCCGGTTCGCGGAGGCCGCCATCCAGGTGATGGGCAAGGCCGGCGATCATCAGGTACCAGGCGCCAAGAAGGCGCTGGGCCACGCGTATGGCGGTGGTTCCCAGTACTACTCGATGTGGGTGGTTGGCTCCGAGAAGCCGGAGGTGCAGACAGCATGA
- a CDS encoding nuclear transport factor 2 family protein — protein sequence MSLADEAGKRSRAAVEARDKQAWVDNFADDGVVQDPVGPSLFDPEGKGHRGKQAIAAFWDNIIAPTENLDFIFDATYDCGTHQANVGRIVTTMNGYQMTAEGVFTYEANDEGKLVVLRAYWEFDKVAGTAKKV from the coding sequence ATGAGCCTCGCAGATGAAGCGGGCAAGCGTTCCCGCGCAGCCGTCGAAGCCCGCGACAAGCAGGCCTGGGTCGACAACTTCGCCGACGACGGCGTAGTGCAGGATCCGGTGGGTCCGTCGCTGTTCGATCCCGAGGGCAAGGGGCATCGCGGCAAGCAGGCCATTGCGGCTTTCTGGGACAACATCATTGCGCCCACCGAGAACCTGGATTTCATCTTCGACGCCACCTACGACTGCGGCACACATCAGGCCAACGTGGGCCGGATCGTCACCACGATGAACGGTTACCAGATGACGGCCGAGGGTGTGTTCACCTACGAGGCCAATGACGAGGGCAAGCTCGTCGTGTTGCGTGCGTACTGGGAGTTCGACAAGGTGGCGGGGACCGCCAAGAAGGTCTGA